Genomic window (Culex pipiens pallens isolate TS chromosome 3, TS_CPP_V2, whole genome shotgun sequence):
ttacaaaaattttgatatatagacataaggggtttgcttataaacatcacgagttatcgcgattttacgaaaaaaagttttgaaatagttactttttgcgtttctctttgtttcgtcgtccgtgtctgtcgcgggtgaccatgaatggccatgatcgatgacgaccaactttttcaaaactttttttcgtaaaatcgcgataactcgtgatgtttataagcaaaccccttatgtctatatatcaaaatttttgtaattgtctgctctacaactttgtagaatattgttatactctaaaaaataatctgcaaagttagaaaaaacacgaaattttaaaatgaaaaattttgttctaaatgaaaaaatgacccttctgggacaatgtagattcgaaaagtacattaaatttcccataaaatgacatgttccaaaattttttacagtcgagtaacggaaaatgggagaatttttaaaacttttttagtgtttttttcgatgaaaaatacgtttattcggaattctgagtacgccatcaaatcgggcgtctaattttacataaaagtccctttgacaccaaatttctatctcatcaccgtttcaggctgcaaattattgaaaaacacatcttttttcacttgttcaaaaatggaaggggtcgtaccgcccctccgtcacgagatatcaaaaaacggacctcggattcgtgatcagggacaaaagttaccccttaggacaaagtttcacgcaaatcgaagaggggtcggggcaactgctgtgtgagttggcggagaattaccctggtGAAAATGTCGATTAGGATATGTTTTCGTTTAGCAAGTaagcaaattaaatttctttaatcTTAGCAAAACAATATAAGCAAGATATTTTGTACCTTTAATTTTTTAGTAACTTTTCCATACACAATTATtctaaaagtacattttttGCGTTTATTAGCAGACCacatgcacggagaaaaaagagttcccaaaatcgtgaacaaaatgggaacgaacaaagtgttcaaatcccatggaacgatttccaaaaacgtaccatgggatttgaacactttgtttgtggttcccattttcataaacgcttgttcacgatcttgggaactcttttttctccgtgtgtggCATGTGAATAtcagaaaatctgtttcttgaaaagggatttttcatcgatttggtgtattggGCAAAGTGGCAGGTTATGATTAAGACTTtcgcgagaaaaaaaaggtttatgaaatctttttttctatttcataaaaagttgcattctcaaaatacggattttattatttttccaaacatttcaatatatgttttaagggactaaaaaaaaacaacctttgaGCTTGAGTTCATAATGATGCATAAATTATATCTAGCAAtcattatctttaaaaaattgttttatagaaaactgtaaaacaaaatttcaaaatacaaatcGAAAATGACTTTAAGTTAAGTGCACTTTTGCaacctaaaacaaataaaaaagaaaaaaaagaaatttgtatTTTGGTGCTGGGATtgacaacttttccaaagacaccgaattgatcaaaaaattacttttcaagttacacattttggaaaattgtatggaacctTGTAAggaaaaacttatgatgcaGAAATTTCGGCTTTTGACATCAGGAATGCATGAAAAAAAGGTTCATCCATATGAAAAACCACGAAACTAAAAATCTCGGATAAATTGCGAAATTCGAGAAGACTCTACTCTATTGTAAATTGAAGATGTTATTTTCTTGTCATGTACTCATGAACCGTACAATCGGCTGAAATAGTTTGTCTatgaaaaaaatgagatttattcacgattaaaaattccaaattcaatgcgTACGGAATGATATGGGTTCAAACTGTGTTTAAATAACTCCAAAAAGAAGTATTTATGAAGTTTTGAAATGATTCAAATTAATGTTAATTATAAGTACGAAATTGTATATCAGTGGATTAATTTAAATATGTACAAAGTGGtattctaaaaataatattaattataTTCTATTGATTCTATTGACAATTTTTCACTAAGCAgaaacataatttgaaaaaatattcaaatttagagGCGTtatcagcagaaaaattttcatataaattgTGGAACCTTTTGACTTGTTAATTAAATTCAgataataaataattattttaataattgcACTCTTTTTGTCTGAAATTAACACAGAAAACTATAATTGTAAAAGTCACTCTGGAATCCAAAATATGCCAATATTTTTCggaacagatttaaaaaaaaatcataaatgatGCATCGAACTTGTGTGATTAGGCCGAAGCATTTTTGTTTAAAGGGAAGGGACAACTTCCGTCTggccgaataaaaaaaaacatttaaataacaagccatagtctcaacatttgaatccaaaaagtattttaaaatgcattttacactagttcagttgcgatactaaacatcgaaaattttcaaagaatcaTAAGATtgttaaatcaacccaaacatgctgacaatgattctaaacgcaggggaatgcatttgaaattgatttgagctgattgcacttaaatttccatctaaattttgaagtttttttaaataattttttttgtccccaGATTTTTTGGGCCAATCTTGAAGGGGGGAGGTGGGGACGGTgacaaaaactgcaaataaaatgtaatacaacacattaaatcattttttcgatgctttttttaaaagagagaaattaaatgcaaaataatgttgaatgtTATTTTTACTATtgagtttttctcaaaaatcttctttttatttaataaaaaatatacaaattttcaaaaaaaaggtaaatttattttgcaatttagtaATCTACTGGTTAAGATATCCTTTTTAAAGTTTAAGTCATTTTGatagtaatttaaatttaaaataaatatatacaattaaaaaaatgcatgttCAATCACGACTGAAAAGTCTGATTCTtggaaaataatgttaaaaatataaaaaacttgtgtgaaatcaacaacaacataaacaacaaatcaacaatatcaaaatttaaaatcctagctttatgtttaaaattgtcatcatTTCGTCATTCTAAACAGCATCCAAGTTGTCACtttggcaatttttaaaatgttgtactTATTTTGTATGGAACTGCATAGTTTCTTTAATTATTGCAACGTTTACAACGAAATTTTCTAATCTTCCTGGGGTAGATTTTACCAAATCATAAAACTTTACAGAATTTTCAAGgagatcattatttttttttataaattttgtttagtgGAAAATCTGCGACAAATTTTAACGCCAAACAAAAAGAGAGGAACTGAGAAAACAATTATTCAAGAcattatgaagcaaaaaacattaaCCAGAATTAAGAATGTTCGCCATCAAAGGACGCTCCCCTTTTATTCAAGCAATGACGTTTCACCCTTCGCATACCAGCATTGGAATGCTAGAGCATAAACGTGCAACAGTACGGTTTCTTTATGCCCTTCGTCGGCAGAATGTTGTAAATttcgaggaaaaaaaataaattatttacacCCTTACACATCATAACAatgagagagagaaggagaacaaggcaaagagagagagaacaCTAGGGAGAGAGAGCCTCAGAGACATTAGGCGCCTCAGGGTATCGATCCTTGCAGGGACAaggaataaaattgttttttgagaGAGGAAGAGGGAGAAATGGAAGAAAGTGCATTTGCTTTGGGGTGGTTATGCTCTGCGAGCATGCGTCGTGCTGATTGTGTTCGAAGAATAAGGGATGACAGGTACATTTCGGTTAGTGAGGACACCCTACAAGAAGGACattttacaagatttttttagatattattGCAGTTTAAAATGCCTGTTAAGATGTGATGTTTTGAGGTCTTGAGTAAATTTCAGAGAGTTAATTTACAACTTTACAGCAACACCTTTTCTTATcgcaaaatgagcaaattgaatttaattattataattttgtaGAAATCCCTCAGCTGCTGTTGAATCTTTCTCGACGCAGTGTCATCGCCGTACAGCAACATCGGTTCGCTTGTACCCCACTAAAGGTGACGTGTTTGGACTTACCTACAGCAAGATCTCCGATAGACTGCATTCTAATGAGCTAAAGTCGCGAGATCGGGAGGACCGGAAGGTGGGGCAAAAAATCAGTGCATGATTAATCTCATTTCCTGTTCACACACTTTCAATGGGGCCGTGAAAAGCTTTGCTCAGACAAACAGATTGTGCGTGCGTGTTTTTGTTAAGTTGTGGTTGTTGTTTTCTCCAGAAACTATTGATTCCATCGAAAGTTGAAACAAAACGGATCAACACGTGGCTTCTACGGTCGTTGTTGCTATTGCTAAGTTGAGTTTGAGGTATTTGCGATGAAAAAGCTATGGCTGCGGAGTTGGTTGACTGTGTTACAGGCTACATCTGAAGAACTGTCTTCTGGTCGTCCCCCAGCGTGATCTTGAAGATTCCTTGCGGTGCCGATTCTCGGTCAATCGTCCCGCGATCTCCCTCGATGTACTCGACCACTCCGTCCAGAATCCACAGAATAAGGTAGTAAACCACTGGAATTATTCTTTATTTAGAACAGTTTACTGTGAGAACTAGAGAGGGACTTACCAAACATCAGAACAAGTTTAACAAACAGAATGAATATCGTTTCGGGCATTGGTAAGTCATAGTTGACCATGTCAACAATCTGCACGATCAGGAAAATGATGAGACCAATCGTTGATATCACAATGTAGTACATTCTGTACGCCAGTACCAGGGTTGTCTTTTCctgcaaaatttcaacaatcaatcacTAGATAACCACCGAGAACACTTCAAACTACCTTCACAATCCCAACGATCAGCACCACCCCCGCCACCGACGACAAAATGCTCTGCGTCAGGTGAAGCACAAAGTTGTAGTCCACTCTGCTCACCGGGTAGTCATCATCGTCGTCCAGTTCTTCGTCACCGTTCTTCTCCAGCTGTAGCAGTTGGCCATCGTCCGGATAGCACACCCTGATCAGCCCAGCCAGCGCGAAAAAGTGCGACACCACGATGGCCAGAATGGCGTACGCAATGCCCAGAATGTGGAACGTTTTCCGGGACACCATTCGGACCGGGTAGGATTCCCCCATTACCAAACTCACTCGCTGCTGAATGGACCGCGAacaactgactgactgactagcTTCAAGTTGCCGGAGGTTTGCTCACTTGCTTTAGATGACCGTtgacggtactttttttttctctcgatcGACGATACTGCAAATACCCCGGTTATTGTCTTCAACTACTAACCGGGCTAACTGATTAATTCCACGCTACAGATTTTGTGATTTGAGGTTTATAATTCGTAAAAGTGGTGCTTTCTCTACTCAATAAGATCGTCTTATTTATTTGTAAGttcagaaaagtaaaaaaaaactactgaaattaattaaaaatacatttttctcaaaacaacTGTATTTGCAACTCATGAGTATatcgcaaattataaaaaaaaaacaggaaaatgtgAAGCGATCTTGAAGTAAACATAAAGTGACGTTTTCCATCATTGACATGAGTTTTTATTCGATGTTATTCCCTGACAATATGTTGACTAAATTCCTTCTACATGTTGTAACTTAGTTCTActaagatgtaacaaaaatgtcaTCCAggggcttgttccggtaggcgtactgagcccaaatcaaaaatataagcttgattggacgtaacattTGAATGTTAAGTGAGATttaacccgtatttttttttctctaaaaaattttgatgtttgagACTCTTTGGCCATTTAAATGTTTACTTTCAAAGAGCCTAAAAGatcgttatttttgaatgaaaaaaactatTCCCCTCAAATTGTGCATGAACTTTAGGATCCCCAGAAATccatgcattttgaattttccaaaAGTATTTAGACAGTGCCGACtggtttttctcaaaagtttgtatggagaattaaaGCGGATCGTCGCTTtgcatacaacaaaaaaaaatgcatgcaatatgtgggagaaGCGAAccgcactaattctccatacaaactagGCCCCCAAAAGTTTGGGCTACATCAAAAAAGTATCTGGAATTTGGGAAGAATTGCCATGTATGGGGATTAGACGGCCCCCTTAAATTGAGAactcatttaaaataaaaataaattgctaggtatctttaaaatattatttttgcaattccgttgtgattttttttacttttcct
Coding sequences:
- the LOC120412876 gene encoding uncharacterized protein LOC120412876; the encoded protein is MGESYPVRMVSRKTFHILGIAYAILAIVVSHFFALAGLIRVCYPDDGQLLQLEKNGDEELDDDDDYPVSRVDYNFVLHLTQSILSSVAGVVLIVGIVKEKTTLVLAYRMYYIVISTIGLIIFLIVQIVDMVNYDLPMPETIFILFVKLVLMFVVYYLILWILDGVVEYIEGDRGTIDRESAPQGIFKITLGDDQKTVLQM